In a single window of the Orcinus orca chromosome 9, mOrcOrc1.1, whole genome shotgun sequence genome:
- the CLEC2L gene encoding C-type lectin domain family 2 member L isoform X1, which yields MLPRVTKRPGRGGLELCSHPVLWVPAGRRAPRRGWGGRSVGRQGPRNPGHWDLSSHSICTACCLKAHWQMSSLALGLPWDRTTILSPVELRGTLTQGHGCFKSSLICSHEEDQNKTLARQTSETLSILPKVIHQPGTRTSPVGGARLGGRGRGVGCNWGRRPQVAARRPDALPVSELELAPPRWSVGGGVGGRPKGPPLLQPHSSAPLEDLPLELRRCLAGSLGGCALGEFDPARQPCPRRSPWSRQDAGRRLEHAHQAQLELPGTPSRTAAALSDHSLTPATPALKTEPPLTPPESLGSFHL from the exons ATGCTGCCACGGGTGACAAAACGTCCTGGACGGGGTGGGCTAGAGCTGTGCTCTCATCCTGTCCTGTGGGTTCCGGCGGGAAGAAGGGCGCCACGacgtgggtggggagggagaagtgtGGGACGGCAGGGACCCAGGAACCCGGGCcactgggatcttagttctcatTCAATATGCACAGCCTGCTGCCTCAAGGCACACTGGCAGATGAGCTCTCTAGCCTTGGGCTTGCCCTGGGACCGCACAACAATTCTAAGTCCGGTAGAGCTAAGAGGAACTCTGACCCAAGGTCATGGGTGTTTTAAGAGCTCTCTTATCTGTTCCCACGAGgaagaccaaaacaaaacactggcaCGCCAAACTTCAGAAACGTTGAGTATTCTTCCAAAGGTTATACACCAACCAGGCACCCGCACCTCCCCCGTGGGCGGAGCCAGGCTGGGTGGGCGGGGCCGCGGAGTCGGGTGCAATTGGGGCCGGCGGCCACAGGTGGCAGCACGgaggccggacgctctgccggtTTCGGAGCTCGAGCTGGCCCCCCCTCGGTGGAGCGTAGGAGGAGGTGTTGGGGGCAGGCCCAAGGGACCACCCTTACTCCAGCCCCACTCCTCAGCCCCTTTGGAGGATTTGCCCCTGGAGTTGAGAAGGTGCTTGGCTGGGAGCCTGGGCGGCTGCGCCCTGGGTGAATTTGACCCCGCACGGCAGCCCTGTCCTCGGCGTAGCCCCTGGAGCCGGCAGGATGCGGGTAGAAGGCTGGAGCACGCACACCAA GCCCAGCTCGAGCTCCCTGGGACTCCTTCCAGGACAGCAGCAGCCCTCAGTGACCACTCCCTCACCCCAGCAACTCCAGCACTTAAGACTGAGCCTCCTCTCACACCTCCGGAGTCTCTCGGAAGTTTTCATCTGTGA